One Actinosynnema pretiosum DNA segment encodes these proteins:
- a CDS encoding S8 family peptidase — protein sequence MRPARTSLAVLAATAVVAATATTGVATAAPQLAALVSPKTGGAVQPVKDSYVVLLKDGAAEARTLSAAEGITPKHVWNEAVRGFSATLSPDQLAEVRRNPAVALVEQDVVVTDLLDATQANPPSYGIDRIDQVSLPLSSSYTYNSTGAGVHAYVIDTGITTTHADFGGRATFDYNAIDTNNTDCYGHGTHVAGTVGSATYGVAKGVRLHAVKMMNCSGSSTTTAAVNAINWVTANAQRPAVANTSWNFTASAALETAIRSMISSGVFLATSAGNTAANSCDRLPRKVETATVVASSDSADARSTFSSTGACVDLYAPGTSIRSTLNTGGDGLMSGTSMATPHVAGVAALYKATYGDAPSATVHDWLNSKATPNKITNGATGGTANRLLNTAGL from the coding sequence GTGCGCCCTGCCAGAACCTCCTTGGCCGTCCTCGCCGCCACCGCGGTGGTCGCCGCCACCGCCACCACCGGTGTCGCCACCGCAGCCCCCCAGCTGGCCGCCCTGGTCTCCCCGAAGACCGGCGGCGCCGTCCAGCCCGTCAAGGACTCCTACGTCGTCCTGCTCAAGGACGGCGCCGCCGAGGCCCGCACCCTGTCGGCGGCCGAGGGCATCACGCCGAAGCACGTGTGGAACGAGGCGGTCAGGGGCTTCTCCGCCACGCTGAGCCCCGACCAGCTCGCCGAGGTGCGCCGCAACCCGGCCGTCGCCCTGGTCGAGCAGGACGTGGTGGTCACCGACCTGCTCGACGCCACCCAGGCCAACCCGCCCTCGTACGGCATCGACCGGATCGACCAGGTCAGCCTGCCGCTGTCCAGCAGCTACACCTACAACTCCACCGGCGCCGGCGTGCACGCCTACGTCATCGACACCGGCATCACCACCACGCACGCCGACTTCGGCGGCCGGGCCACCTTCGACTACAACGCCATCGACACCAACAACACCGACTGCTACGGCCACGGCACGCACGTGGCGGGCACCGTCGGCTCGGCCACCTACGGCGTCGCCAAGGGGGTGCGGCTGCACGCGGTGAAGATGATGAACTGCTCCGGCAGCTCCACCACCACGGCGGCGGTCAACGCCATCAACTGGGTCACCGCGAACGCCCAGCGCCCGGCGGTGGCCAACACCTCCTGGAACTTCACCGCCTCCGCCGCGCTGGAGACCGCGATCCGCAGCATGATCTCCTCCGGGGTGTTCCTGGCGACCTCGGCGGGCAACACCGCGGCCAACTCCTGCGACCGCCTGCCCCGCAAGGTCGAGACGGCCACGGTCGTCGCGTCCTCGGACAGCGCGGACGCCCGCTCCACCTTCTCCAGCACGGGCGCGTGCGTGGACCTGTACGCGCCGGGCACCTCGATCCGCTCCACGCTCAACACCGGCGGCGACGGCCTGATGAGCGGCACCTCCATGGCGACCCCGCACGTGGCGGGCGTGGCGGCGCTGTACAAGGCGACCTACGGCGACGCGCCGTCGGCGACGGTGCACGACTGGCTGAACAGCAAGGCCACCCCGAACAAGATCACCAACGGGGCGACCGGCGGCACGGCCAACCGGCTGCTGAACACGGCCGGCCTCTGA
- a CDS encoding glycoside hydrolase family 25 protein, whose translation MIYGVDVSAYQPGFDFAAARSEGFDFAFIKATEGSTWRSPNYHDQLARARSAGMLVAAYHYMRGDDVGGQLGNVRAVVGTDVPLLLDIEDGAGSLGAIRGFVDQARASGYGSPLIYLPQWYWSGRMGSPDLSGLPPLWHSRYPDNVVRRKEQFALGGEYWPSFGGLRTEIAQFTSSLAVANYPNGRIDGNAYRGTRQELQDLLEGDNMPSAQEIASAVVNEIEQRRYDTDGDGQPDRSLINNTIQGMWSAQGAEATARRVEVKLDAHSEGLTEEEANLLASLRTNKEGLSARRQAQVLRSQLPPAVLAELVALAQEPSRPAPQPPVTEPPVTEPPVGQPPAQGPTA comes from the coding sequence GTGATCTACGGAGTCGACGTATCCGCATACCAGCCGGGTTTCGACTTCGCCGCCGCGCGTTCCGAGGGCTTCGACTTCGCCTTCATCAAGGCCACCGAGGGCTCCACCTGGCGTTCACCGAACTACCACGACCAGCTCGCCCGCGCCCGGTCCGCCGGGATGCTCGTCGCCGCGTACCACTACATGCGCGGCGACGACGTGGGCGGGCAGCTCGGGAACGTGCGGGCGGTGGTGGGCACGGACGTGCCGCTGCTGCTCGACATCGAGGACGGCGCGGGCTCGCTCGGGGCCATCCGGGGCTTCGTCGACCAGGCCCGCGCCTCCGGGTACGGGTCGCCGCTGATCTACCTGCCGCAGTGGTACTGGTCGGGCCGCATGGGCTCGCCGGACCTGTCGGGACTGCCCCCGCTGTGGCACTCGCGCTACCCGGACAACGTGGTGCGGCGCAAGGAGCAGTTCGCCCTCGGGGGCGAGTACTGGCCCAGCTTCGGCGGGCTGCGCACCGAGATCGCCCAGTTCACCTCGTCGCTGGCCGTCGCCAACTACCCGAACGGGCGGATCGACGGCAACGCCTACCGGGGCACCCGCCAGGAGCTCCAGGACCTACTCGAAGGGGACAACATGCCCAGTGCGCAGGAGATCGCCTCCGCGGTGGTCAACGAGATCGAGCAGCGGCGGTACGACACCGACGGCGACGGCCAGCCCGACCGGTCGCTGATCAACAACACCATCCAGGGCATGTGGAGCGCGCAGGGCGCCGAGGCGACCGCGCGGCGGGTGGAGGTCAAGCTCGACGCGCACTCGGAGGGGCTCACCGAGGAGGAGGCCAACCTGCTGGCCTCGTTGCGCACCAACAAGGAGGGGCTGAGCGCGCGGCGGCAGGCGCAGGTGCTGCGCAGCCAGCTGCCGCCCGCGGTGCTGGCCGAGCTGGTGGCGCTGGCGCAGGAGCCGAGCAGGCCCGCGCCCCAGCCGCCGGTGACCGAGCCGCCCGTGACCGAGCCCCCGGTGGGGCAGCCGCCCGCGCAGGGACCGACCGCCTAG
- a CDS encoding alpha/beta fold hydrolase, with protein MTDLGTPPGPRELTSGRQFSGPVRTALFCHAAGFTGLVLRACATRVRTPLRAFAPDLRGHGGAPPLPPGANWSVFADDVLTAAARLGPGPLIGVGHSLGGTALLLAEAAAPGTFDLLVCHEPILVDPVRDPARDTDDSFARSAERRRAVFPSKAAALARYSARPPLSELHPQALADYVDSGFAPEPGGGVRLCCAPQDEARVYRAAASCRWREALARVACPVVLLRGQNSPVVSAESLGAATSELRSATARTISGMGHHGPLTHPAAFASALDEAIGSALPGGLPDRSGNTFRDAPTNGVGQVVDEY; from the coding sequence ATGACCGATCTCGGAACACCGCCGGGGCCGCGTGAGCTCACCTCCGGGCGGCAGTTCTCCGGGCCCGTCCGGACGGCGTTGTTCTGCCACGCGGCGGGGTTCACCGGTCTGGTGCTGCGGGCGTGCGCGACGCGCGTGCGGACACCGCTGCGGGCGTTCGCTCCGGACCTGCGCGGGCACGGCGGCGCGCCCCCGCTGCCGCCCGGCGCCAACTGGTCGGTCTTCGCCGACGACGTGCTCACCGCCGCCGCCCGGCTCGGTCCCGGCCCGCTGATCGGGGTCGGCCACTCCCTCGGCGGCACCGCCCTGCTGCTGGCCGAGGCCGCCGCGCCCGGCACGTTCGACCTGCTCGTCTGCCACGAACCGATCCTGGTCGACCCCGTCCGCGACCCCGCCCGCGACACCGACGACTCGTTCGCGCGCTCGGCCGAGCGGCGCCGCGCGGTGTTCCCGTCGAAGGCCGCCGCCCTCGCCCGCTACTCGGCCCGACCGCCCCTGTCGGAGCTGCACCCGCAGGCGCTCGCGGACTACGTCGACTCCGGGTTCGCCCCCGAACCCGGCGGCGGCGTCCGCCTGTGCTGTGCGCCACAGGACGAGGCGCGGGTGTACCGGGCTGCGGCATCCTGCCGGTGGCGGGAGGCGCTCGCGCGCGTCGCCTGCCCGGTCGTGCTCCTGCGCGGGCAGAACTCGCCGGTGGTGTCCGCCGAATCGCTCGGCGCGGCCACTTCGGAACTGCGCAGCGCCACCGCGCGCACCATTTCCGGAATGGGCCACCACGGTCCGCTCACGCATCCCGCCGCATTCGCCTCCGCGCTCGACGAGGCGATCGGATCGGCACTTCCCGGCGGCCTTCCGGACCGGTCGGGAAACACGTTCCGCGACGCACCTACCAATGGCGTGGGCCAGGTGGTTGACGAGTATTGA